In Cellulomonas sp. Y8, the genomic stretch CCCGACGGCCCCTCGAGCTCGACACGGAAGGTGCCGGCCTCGGGGACGTCGGAGGTCATGCACGCGAGCTGTGCGGTCATGCGGGCTCGTCCGCGGAGGCGACGGAGGCGGGCTCGTTCAGGATCGCGTCGCTCGGGGTCGGTCTCGTCGGTGACGTCGGAGGCGAGGTCGCCGCCGGACACGGCCGCCGCGCCCTGGAACTCCGTCATCGACTGCGCCAGCTCGGCCTCGATCGCGGTGATGAGCCGCTCCTCGACCTCGGGCACGCCGATCTGGTGGATCAGCTCGGCGAAGAAGCCGCGCACGACCAGGCGGCGGGCGTCCGTCTCCGGGATGCCGCGCGAGCGCAGGTAGAACAGCTGCTCGTCGTCGAACCGGCCCGTGGCGCTGGCGTGGCCCGCGCCCTCGATGAGGCCCGTCTCGATCTCGAGGTTCGGCACCGAGTCCGCGCGCGCGCCGTCCGTGAGGACCAGGTTGCGGTTGAGCTCGTAGGTGTCGGTGCCCTCGGCCTCCTTGCGGATCAGCACGTCGCCGACCCACACGGTGTGCGCGCCCTCGCCCTGCAGCGCGCCCTTGTAGGTCACGCGGGACTTGCAGTTCGGGACCGCGTGGTCGACGAACAGCCGCTGCTCCTGGTGCTGGCCGGCGTCGGCGAAGTACACGCCGAGCATCTCGACCGAGCCGCCCTCGCCCGCGAACTCCGCGTCCGGGGTGAGCCGGACGACGTCGCCGCCCAGGGTGACCACGATGTGCTTGACCGTCGCGTCGCGGCCGAGCTTCACGCGGTGCGCCGCGTTGTGCACGGCACCCTCGGACCAGTCCTGCACGGAGACGACGGTCAGGTGCGCGCCGTCCTCCGCCACGACCTCGACGGTCTCGGTGAGCAGCGCGGACCCGACGTGGTCGATGACGACCGTCGCCTGGGACATCGGCTTGGCGTGCACGAGCAGGTGGCTGCCGGTCGGCTCCAGCTGGCCCTCCACGCCCTCGACCCGCACGGAGGTGACGGTCGACGCGACCGCCTCCTGCGGGACCGTCACGACCGTGGCACGCGGGAACGAGGCCCACGCGACGGCCGCGGCGCGGTCGCCGGGCTTGCCGGCGAGACCCAGGCGGGCGTCGTCGCGGTCCACGATCTCGACCTCGACCTCGGGCGCGTTCACGACCGTGGTGAGGACGCCGTGGCCCGTGAGCCGGCCCGTCTCCGGGGCGAACAGCGGGGCGAGCCGGTCGACCGGCGAGAACCGCCACTCCTCCTCGCGCCCGTTCGGCACCGTGAAGTCCGCGACCTCGAACGAGGTGGCGCGGGCCGCGCGGGACGACTCGGGGACGGTGCCGACGCCGTGGCTGTGCGCCTCGTCGGCCGTCGCGCGGGAGTGGTCGGTGGAGAGACCGGGGGTCTCGGGTGTGGTGGTCGACATCAGCCGACGGCCCCTTCCATCTGCAGCTCGATCAGGCGGTTCAGCTCGAGGGCGTACTCCATGGGCAGCTCGCGCGCGATGGGCTCGACGAACCCGCGCACGATCATGGCCATGGCCTCGGTCTCGGTCATGCCGCGGGACATCAGGTAGAACAGCTGGTCCTCGCTGACGCGGGACACCGTCGCCTCGTGACCCATCGACACGTCGTCCTCGCGGACGTCGACGTACGGGTAGGTGTCCGAGCGCGAGATCTGGTCGACCAGCAGGGCGTCGCAGAGGACGTTGGACGCCGAGTGCGACGCGCCCTCCAGGACCTGGACCAGGCCGCGGTACGAGGTCCGGCCGCCGCCGCGGGCCACCGACTTCGACACGATCGACGACGAGGTGTGCGGCGCGGCGTGCACCATCTTGCAGCCGGCGTCCTGGTGCTGGCCCTCGCCCGCGAAGGCGATGGACAGGGTCTCGCCGCGGGCGTGCTCGCCCAGCAGGTAGATCGCCGGGTACTTCATGGTGACCTTGGAGCCGATGTTGCCGTCGACCCACTCCATCGTCGCGCCCTCGGCCGCGGTCGCCCGCTTGGTTACGAGGTTGTAGACGTTGTTCGACCAGTTCTGGATCGTCGTGTACCGCACGCGGGCGTTCTTCTTGACGATGATCTCGACGACCGCGGAGTGCAGCGAGTCCGACTGGTAGATCGGCGCCGTGCAGCCCTCGACGTAGTGCACGTACGAGCCCTCGTCCGCGATGATCAGCGTCCGCTCGAACTGGCCCATGTTCTCGGTGTTGATCCGGAAGTAGGCCTGCAGCGGGATCTCGACGTGCACGCCCGGCGGCACGTAGACGAACGAGCCGCCCGACCACACGGCGGTGTTCAGCGACGCGAACTTGTTGTCGCCCGGGGGGATGACCGAGCCGAAGTACTGCTCGAACAGCTCCGGGTACTCGCGCAGGCCGGTGTCGGTGTCGACGAAGATGACGCCCTGCCGCTCCAGGTCCTCCTGGATCTGGTGGTAGACGACCTCGGACTCGTACTGCGCGGCGACGCCGCCGACGAGCCGCTGCTTCTCGGCCTCCGGGATGCCCAGGCGGTCGTAGGTGTCCTTGATGTCCTCGGGCAGGTCGTCCCAGGTGGTCGCCTGCTTCTCCGTCGACCGGACGAAGTACTTGATGTTGTCGAAGTCGATGCCCGACAGGTCCGCGCCCCACCAGGGCATCGGCTTCTTGTCGAACAGGCGCAGCGCCTTGAGGCGGGTCTTCAGCATCCACTCGGGCTCGTTCTTGAGCGCCGAGATGTTGCGCACCACGTCCTCCGACAGGCCGCGCTGCGCCGTGGCGCCCGCGTCGTCGGCGTCGTGCCAGCCGTAGCCGTAGTTGCCGATCGAGGCGATGGCCTCGTCCTGGCTCATCGGCTCGGCCGCTACCGGGCGTCCGGGGTCCGTCGTCGTCATCTCATCGTCCTTCCGCGGGTGCACGGGGGTCGGGGGCGGGTCGGTCAGTCCGTCGTCGTCGGCCGGCGGACCGGCACGATCGGGATGTTCGTGGTGCAGACGTGGCCGCCGCGGGCCAGCGTCGCGAGGCGCTGCACGTGGACGCCGAGCATGCGGGAGAAGGCGTGCGCCTCCGCCTCGCAGAGCTCGGGGAACTCGCGCGCGACGTCCTGCACCGGGCAGTGGCCCTGGCACAGCTGGATGGCGTGGCCGCCGGGCACGGGGCGCGCGGTGGCCGCGAAGCCGTCGACCGCCAGGCCGTCGGCGAGCACCTGCGCCCGGCGGACCGGGTCGTCGCCCGCCTCCGCCAGCGCGTCGGCGTGCCGGACCTCGAGGTCGCGGACCCGCTTCTCGGCGAAGCTGCGCACCGCGTCCGCGCCGCCGATCTCGGCGACGAACCGCAGCGCCTGCGACGCGAGCTCGGAGTACTGCTGGCTCAGCGCCGCCTGCCCTGCCGCGGTCACGACGTAGCGCTTGGCGGGGCGGCCGCGGCGCGCGGGCCCGACCGCGCCGCCGTCGTGCACGCCGATCTGCTGCTCGCCCTCCAGCACCGCGAGGTGCCGGCGGACGGCGGCGGCGGTGAGGTCGAGCTCGGCGGCCAGCTCCGCGGCGGACACCGGGCCGTCGGCGGCGATCAGGTCGAGCACCCGGCGGCGGGTGCCGGCCTCGGCCTCGGACTCCGGCTCCGCGGGGCGGGGCGGTTCCGCGGGTCGGAGCGCGGGGCGGGGCGGGGCGGCGGCGGCCGCGGTCGCGCAGTCGGCCTCCGGCGCGGCGGCGGTCCCCGGCGTGCTGGCGCTCATGGCACACACCTCCGGTTCACTGCTGCGCGGCTGGTTCGCGGGGCGGACCGCCGTGGCGGCGCCGGCCCCGCAGAGCCCCGACGAGGGCTCCCGATATCGGCAACATCCTTGTTGCCGAAATAAGTCCTGGCAAGCAAGGTCAGCCTCACCACACCGCGGGCGCGGCCGCGACCCCTACACTCGCGGGGTGCTCGGCCAGTCCTCCTCCCCGCCCGCCGTCGAGGTGCGCGGGCTCGTCAAGCGGTACGACGGCCGCGCCGTCGTCGACGGGCTCGACCTGCACGCGTCCCCCGGGCGGGTGACCGCGGTGCTCGGCCCGAACGGCGCGGGCAAGACCACCACCGTGGAGTGCTGCGAGGGGCTGCGCACGCCGGACGGCGGCTCCGTCCGCGTGCTCGGGCTCGACCCCGTCGCCGACGCCGCCGCGCTCCGCCCCCGGGTGGGCGTGATGCTGCAGGACGCGGGGCTGCCCACCGGCGTGCCCACCCTGGGCGTGCTGCGGCACGTCGCCGAGATGTACGCCCGGCCGCGCGACGTCGGCGAGCTGGCCGAGCGGCTGGGCCTCACCCCGTTCGCCCGGACGACGGTGCGCCGGCTCTCCGGCGGCCAGCGGCAGCGGCTCGCGCTGGCGACCGCGGTCGTCGGGCGCCCCGACGTCGTGTTCCTCGACGAGCCCTCGGCCGGGATGGACCCGCAGGCGCGGCGCGCCGTCTGGTCGCTGGTCGAGGAGCTGCGCGCCGACGGCGTGGCGGTCCTCCTGACCACGCACCTGATGGACGAGGCCGAGGCGCTGGCCGACGAGGTCGCCGTCGTCGACCACGGGCGGGTCATCGCCCACGGGTCCGTGCCGGCGCTGCTCGCCGGGGCCGACTCCTCCACGCTGACGTTCCGGGCCGAGCCGGGGCTGGACCTCGCCGCGCTGGCGGCCGCGCTGACGCCGGCCGGTTCCGCGGCGAGGGCCGCGGTCACCGAGACCGGCCCCGGCGCGTACGCCGTCGACTCCCCCGCCACCCCGGCGCTCGTCGCCGCGCTCGCCGCGTGGTGCGCCGACCGTGACGTGCTGCTCGCCCGGGTGGACGTCGGGCGCCGCACCCTCGAGGACGTGTTCCTCGACCTGACCGGACGGAACCTGCGATGACCGCGCCCGCTCCCGCCCCTGCGGGCGCCGCCGGAGCCGACCGCGCCGCGCCTGCCGGCCGCCGGGTCCGCGCCCAGGCCCGGTTCGAGACGATGGCCGTGCTGCGCAACGGCGAGCAGCTGCTCGTCACCCTGATCATCCCGGTGGTCGCGCTCATCGCCCTGGGGCGGGGGTCGTTCCTCGACATCGGGGTCGGCGACGCCGAGCGGATCGACGTCGTCACCCCGGGGATCCTCGGGCTGGCCGTGATGGCGGGCTCGCTGACCTCGCAGGCCATCGCCACCGCGTTCGACCGTCGCAACGGCGTGCTGCGGCTGCTGGCCACGACGCCGCTCGGGCGGGGAGGACTGCTCGCCGGCAAGGCGCTGGCGGTGCTCGCGGTCGCGGCGCTGCAGGTGGTCGTCGTCTCGGTCACGGGGCTCGCCCTCGGCTGGCGACCCGACCCCGCCGGCCTGCCCGGCGCCCTGCTCGCGCTGCTGCTCGGGATCGCGGCGTTCACCGCGCTGGCGCTGCTGCTCGCCGGGACGCTGCGCGCGGAGGCGGTGCTGGCGGTCGCGAACCTGCTGCTGGTGGTGCTGGCCGTCGTCGGCGGCCTGGTCCTGCCGGTGTCCGACCTGCCCGGGTGGTGGGCCTCCGCCGCGGAGTGGCTGCCGCCGGGCGCGCTGGGCGAGGCGCTGCGGGCGTCCCTCGTCGACGGGGCGTTCCCGGCCGCGCACCTCGCGGCGCTGGGGGCGTGGGCGGTGCTGCTCGCCGCGGCGGTGCGGCGCTGGTTCCGCTGGTCCTCCTGACCCGCGGGCGCGCGTGATCAAGACCTCGTGCACCGCGGCACGAGCGCGGGTCGCCGGACCGTAGGCTGGTCGCCGTGAGCCCCGACGTCGCCGCCGCCCCCGTCAGCCCCGCACCGTCCCGGTTCGCGGCGTGGCGCGAGCGCCTGACCTACCCGGTCCTCGTGGCGAACCTGGTGGCGCAGATCGGCATCGTCGTCACCGGCGGCGCGGTCCGGCTCACCGGTTCCGGCCTCGGCTGCTCGACGTGGCCGCAGTGCGAGCCGGGGCAGTTCACCGCCGCCTTCCACCCGGAGACGACGTACCACCAGTACGTCGAGTTCGGGAACCGGACGCTCACCGGCGTGCTCGGCGTCATCGCCGTCGCCGTCGCGCTCCTCGTCTGGTTCGACCGCGACCGGTCCCGCTCCTACCGCTGGCTCGGGTTCGCCCCGCTGGCCGGCGTGGTCCTGCAGGCGCTCATCGGCGGCGTCGTCGTCCTGCTGCACCTGCACCCCGCGTGGGTCAGCCTGCACTTCATGGTGTCGATGGCGCTGGTCGCGGCGTCGACGCTCCTGGTGCACCGCAGCCGCGAGGGCGACGGTCCGCGGATCCCCGTCGTCGGGCCGTGGTCCCGGCGGCTCGCGCCGGCGCTCGGCGCGCTGCTCGTGCTCGTGCTCGCGCTCGGCGTCATCACCACGGGTGCGGGCCCGCACTCGGGCGACGAGGAGGTCGGCTACCGGATCGCCGTCGACCCGTACCTGATGGTCCGCGTGCACGCCGCGTCGGTGTGGCTGTTCACGGGGATGCTCGTCGTGCTGCTGTGGCTGAACCGGCGCGGGCCGCGCCTGCTCCGCCGCCGCGGCTGGGTGATGGTCGGGCTCGTCGCGCTGCAGGGCGTCATCGGGTACGTCCAGGTGTCGACCGACCTGCCGATCCTGCTCGTGATGCTGCACATGCTCGGCGCGGCGCTGCTCGCGGCGGGGACCACGCGGTACCTGCTGACGTTCCGCACGCGCGCCTGAGCGCCGGCGCGACGAGCGGGCCTCCCGCAGGCCGCGGTCAGCCCGCCGTCACCAGCGGCACCCCCGCGTCCGCGAGCGCCCGCGCCGCGGGGTCGGCCGGGTCGACGTCGGTGACCACCCCGGCGACCTCGTCGAGAGGGAGCACCCGGAACGGCGACGCGGCGCCGATCTTCTCCGCGCTGGCCAGCACGTAGGTGTCCCCCGCGCGGCGGGCGAGCGCCCGCTTGGTCGCGGCCTCCTCGGCGTCGCCGGTCGTCAGCCCCGCCTCCGGGTGCACGCCCGTGACGCCGAGCAGGAACACGTCCGCCCACACGCCGGCCGCCGCCTCGGCGAGCAGCGCGCCCGACGTGACGACGGAGTGCTTGAACAGCCGCCCGCCGAGCACCAGCACCTCGACCGTCGGGTGCTCCGCGAGCGCCGCGGCGACCGTCGGGCTGTGCGTCACGACCGTCGCCCGCAGGTCGGGGGGCAGCGCGCGGGCGACCGCGAGCGCCGTGGTGCCCCCGTCGAGGATCGCCGTCGAGCCCGGGCGCACGAGCTCCGCCGCCCGCCGGGCCACCCGGTCCTTGTTCTCGACCGCGACGGTGCGCCGGCCCGCGTAGTCCGCCACCGCGGGCGACACCGGGAGCGCGCCGCCGTACACCCGCTGGCAGAGCCCGGCCGCCGCCATCTCCCGCAGGTCGCGCCGGACCGTGTCCTCGGACAGGCCGAGCCGCTCGGCGGCGTCCTTGGCGACGACGCGCCCCTCGGTGCGCAGCACGCGCAGCAGCTCGTCCCGTCGCTGTGCCGGCAGCATCGCGATCTCCTCCGTGGTCGCTCGGTCCTTCGCGGTATTCCCTAGTCTTGCACGGTTCTGCACGTTATGGTCGGTTGCATGACCGCACAGCTGATCCTCATCGCCGGCCCCTACCAGTCGGGGACGGGCGGCGACCCCGCCGCCATGGCCGCCAACCTCCGCCGCCTCGAGGAGGCCGCCTGGCCGATCTTCGAGCGCGGGCACGTGCCGATGATCGGCGAGTGGGTCGCGCTCCCCGTGCTCGCGAGCATGGGCGCCGACGGCCCGACCGACCCCCGCGCCCAGGACGTGCTCTACCCGACCGCCGAGCGGCTGCTCGCGCACTGCGACGCCGTGCTGCGGCTGCCCGGGGACTCGGCGGGCGCGGACAACGACGTGGCGATCGCCCGGAGGCGCGGGATCCCGGTCTACACGTCGGTCGACGAGATCCCGCGGGCCGCGACGGCCTGACGAGGCGCGGGGACGGCGGCGGAGCGGCGCGGCCCTGGACGGGCGCGGGCGCTCCCCCGCGCCCGGGCCCGCCCGGCCATGCGGACAGGGCGCGGACCACGCACCACCAGGACGTACGCTCGCGCCATGGATCCGATGAGCAACCGGGGCTGCGCCCCGCGCCGGGGGCCCGGGGCCTGACCCCGGCACGCCCGACGTCCGCGTCGGCGTGCCGCTCAGGCACCCCGACCACCGCCCGCCGCACCGGCGAGCCGTCCCGCTGAGGACTCCCCATGCTCTCGTTCCCCCTCGGCGCGCGCCCGCGCGCCCTCACCGCCGCCGCCTTCGTGCTGGTCGGCTCCGCGTCCGTGCAGATCTCGGCCGCGCTCGCGTCGTCCGCCTTCGGCTCGCTGGGCACGCTCGCCGTGTCCGGCTACCGCATGACGGCCGCCGCCCTCGTCCTGCTCCTGCTGACCCGGCCCGTGCTGCGCGGGCGCGGCCGGTCGGAGTGGGCCGGCATCGCGCTGTACGGCGTCGCGATGGCCGCCATGAACGTGCTGTTCTACGCCGCGCTCGACCGCATCCCGCTCGGGGTCGCCGTCACCCTGGAGTTCTGCGGCCCGCTGGCGGTCGCCGCTGTGGCGTCCGCCGGGCGGGCGCGACTGCTGCCGTTCGTCGCGCTCGTCGGCGTCGTCCTGGTCGTCGGCACCCCGACCGGCGGGCTCGACCCGGTCGGCGTCGCGCTGGGCCTCGGCGCGGCCGCGGCGTTCGGCGGGTACACCGTGCTCGCGGGCCGCGTCGGCTCCGGGTCCGGCGGGCTCGGCGACCTCGCGCTGTCGGTCGCGGTCGGCGCCCTGCTGCTGTCGCCGTTCCAGGTCGCGCAGGCCCCGGCGCTGGAGGGCGGGCACGTCGCCCCTCTCTGGTGCTGTCCGGGCTGATCGGGGTGGCGCTGGCGTTCTCGCTCGACTTCCAGGCCGCCCGGCTCGCCGGCACCCGGGTGGTCGGGACGCTGTTCGCGATCGACCCGGCGATGGCGGCGCTCGTCGGCGCGGTCGCGCTCGGCGACCGGCTGCCGGTCGCGGCGCTGGGAGGGATCGCGCTGGTCGTCCTCGCCGGCGCGGGCGCGGTCTGGTCCGCGGGCCGCGGCGCCCCGGCGACGGCGCAGGAGGAGGCCGCGGCGCCGGAGGCGGTCGCGCCCGCCCCGCTCCCGCTCGACTGACCGCCTCCCGGCGACCGCGGTCTCCGCGAGTGCGCAGCCGACACGTCGAGTGCCTGTCCACGCCGGTAGGCACTCGACGCGTCCGGTAGGCACTCGACGCCGGCGGGCGGGCCGGAGTGCGCCGCGAGGGGGCAACCGACACGTCGAGGGAGTAGCCGCCGGCTACCCCCTCGACGTGTCGGCCACCCCGTCGGCGGGCCGGTCAGGCGTCGGCGCCCGGGAGGGCGCCGGTGCGGGCGCGGGACAGGACGTGGTCGAGGAACAGGCGTGCCGCGGGCGGCAGGGCGTCCTCCGCGAACGTGCTGAGGCCGACGTCCCGCGTGGCGCCCTCGTCGAGGACGCGCAGGTGCCGCACCGGTCCCGCGTCGGCGGCCGACCCGTCTCCGGCACCACCACCCGCGGCGCCGGCCGCCGCCGGGGAGCCCGCCGGCAGCAGCGCCACCCCGAGCCCCGCCGCGACGAACCCGTGCAGCGTGGGCGCGTCCTCGCCCTCGAACGCCGGCGTCGGCCGGAACCCCGCCGCCTGGCACAGCCGCTCGGTCTGCCGCCGCAGCGTCGACGGCGGCCGGAGCAGCAGGAAGGGCTCCCCCGCGGCGTCCGCCAGCCGCACCGCCTCGCGCTCGGCGAGCCGGTGCCCGGCAGGGACGGCGAGCCGCAGCGACTCGGTGAGCAGCACCCGGTGGTGCACCGCGAGGCCCGAGGGCGGCACGGTGGAGATAAGCAGGTCGACGCGTCCGGAGTCGAGCAGCGCGTCGGCGAGGTGGTCGGGCGTCTGGGTGAGCTCGAACCGGACGCGCGGGTGCTGCCGGCGGAACGTCCGGACCAGCTCGGGCACCAACCACGAGCCGAGGGTGGTCTGGAACCCGAGGGTCACGGTGCCCGTGTCCGGCTGGACCGCCGCGTCGACGGCGGCCAGGCCGTCGTCGAGCTGGTGGAGCACGCCGTCGAGGTGGCGCTTGAACACCGCGCCGGCGTGCGTCATCCGCAGGTGCCGGCCCGACCGCCGCAGCAGCGGGGCGCCGACCTCGCGCTCCAGGCGGGCCAGCGCCCGGGAGACGCCGGGTTGGCTGACCTGCTCGACGTCCGCGACCTCGGTGACGGTCGCGCCGTCGGCCACCTGCTGGAACCACCGCATCGCCTGCACGTCCATATCGCATGACGCTAGTGCATGGATCAGAGACGTTCTTGTCCTTGGACGCATGGCACGCACGTCACGAGACTGGGCGCCATGTCGACGACCTCCACCCGCACCCCGTTCACGACCGCCCTGCGCCGCGCGTTCGCGCCGTACGCGGCGACCACCGCGGTCGAGATCCGCACCGCCGGCTGGACCCGTGGCGTCGCGCCCGTGGCGCACCGGACGCCGACCGCGCCCACCGCCCGGGCCGGGCGCGTGCAGGACGTCCCGGTCGCCGCCTGAGCCCAGGCCCGCACACCGTCGCGCCGCTCACCCGCCGCCCCTGCCGCCCACCTGCGGGCGCCGGGGGCGTTGCTCCATCCGGGTGGACCTGCCGCGTCCGCCGGAAGCCGCTTGCTAGCGGCATGACCTGCACCGGGACCCCCGAGACGCGCGGCCGCGGCTCCGGCGGGGCCGGTGATTGAGGATTCATCTACCCATCCGGATCGTTCCCCGTACCGAATGAACGGGTGAGCGCCCGCTGCAGCCAACCGGCGAGCGCGACCCGCCCAGTCGCATCGGAGCCCCCCATGACCGCCCTCGCAGACGCCCCCCGAGCCGTGACCGACCTGTTCGGCGAGCCCCTGAGCCCCCGGGAGCGCGTCGTCCTCGCCGAGCTCGCCGAGGACGTGACCCTCGAGGACATCGCCCGCAAGCTGTTCGTCTCGCGGAACACCGTGAAGACCCAGGTGCGGTCGATCTACCGCAAGATCGGCGCGTCGACGCGCGCCGAGGCGGCGGCGTGGGCCGAGGCGGCCGGCCTGCGCTGACGGCGGCGCGCTGACCTGCGCCCGCGTCCGCGCGCCCGAGATCGCCGGGCAATCCCCTTCAGGTGTGTCGTAGGTCACATCTACGCTCGCTCCATGGAACAGGCGATCGAGGCCCGCGGGCTCGTCAAGCGCTATAAGGGCGTCACCGCCCTCGACGGCGTCGACCTCACGGTGGCGTCCGGCACCATGCTCGGTCTGCTCGGCCCCAACGGGGCCGGCAAGACCACCATCGTCCGGGTCCTGTCCACGCTGCTGCGCCCCGACGCGGGCAGCGCGCGGGTCACGGGCGTCGACGTGCTCGCCCGCCCCGCCGAGGTCCGGCGGCGGATCGGGCTGTCCGGCCAGTACGCGGCGGTGGACGAGTACCTGTCCGGCTACGAGAACCTCGAGATGATCGGGCGGCTCTACCACCTCGGCAAGCGGCGGTCCCGCGACCGGGCGCGCGAGCTGCTGGCGTCGTTCCGGCTCGAGGACGCCGCGGACCGGCCGGCCAAGACCTACTCGGGCGGCATGCGGCGCCGGCTCGACCTGGCGGGCGCGCTCGTCGCCGACCCCCCGGTGATCTTCCTCGACGAGCCGACCACGGGCCTGGACCCCCGCGGCAGGACCGAGATGTGGGACGTCATCCAGACGCTCGTCGCCGGCGGCACCACGCTGCTGCTGACCACGCAGTACCTGGAGGAGGCCGACGTCCTCGCCGACGAGATCGTCGTCATCGACCACGGCCGGATCATCGCCCAGGGCACCGCGGACCAGCTGAAGCGGCAGGTCGGCGGCGAGCGCCTGGAGCTCACCGTCGCGGACGTCGCACTCCTCGCCGGCGTCGAGGAGGTGCTCGCCCCGCTCGGCGTCGGGCGGCCCACCGTCGACGACGGCCGGCGGTCGTTCGTCATGCCGGTGTCCGGCGGGCCCGAGGTGCTCAGCGAGGCGCTGCGGCGGCTCGACGAGCGCCAGGTCCGGCTGGAGGACGTCGGCCTGCGCCGCCCGACCCTGGACGACGTGTTTCTCGCCCTGACCGGCAAGACCGCGGAGCAGGACGGCAGCCCCGACCCGAAGGCAGGTGCGTGATGCCGGTGCCCCCCGTGATCGCGGACGCGTCCGTGGTCGCCAAGCGGAACATCATCAAGATCAAGCGGGTGCCCGACCTCCTGGTCTTCACCACGCTGTCCCCCATCATGTTCGTCCTGCTGTTCTCCTACGTGTTCGGCGGGGCGATCGACCAGCAGGGCGGCGGACAGGCCTACCGGGAGTTCCTCATCGCGGGGATCTTCGCCCAGACCGTCATCTTCGGCGCGACGGTCACCGGGGCCGCCCTCGCGGAGGACCTGAAGAAGGGCATCCTCGACCGGTTCCGGTCGCTGCCGATGGCGCCGTCGGCGGTGCTGACCGGGCGCACGTTCTCCGACGTCGTGAACAACGTGATCGTGCTGATCGTGATGGGCCTGACCGGGCTGGTGGTCGGCTGGCGCATCCGGTCGTCCGTGCTGGACGCCCTGGCGGGGTTCGGCCTGCTGCTGGTGTTCGCCTACGCGATCAGCTGGATCATGGCCTGGATCGGGATGCTGGTGCCGAGCCCCGAGGTGGTGAACAACGCGTCGTTCATCGTGATCTTCCCGCTAACGTTCGTCGCCAACACCTTCGTCCCGCTCGACACGCTGCCGGCGCCGTTGCAGACGTTCGCCGAGTGGAACCCGGTGTCGGCGGTGACCCAGGCGGCGCGGGAGCTGTTCGGGAACATCCCGCCCGGGGTGCCCGAGCCGACGGCGTGGCCGCTGCAGCACCCGGAGGTGTACACGCTCATCTGGTCGGCGCTGTTCCTGGTGGTGTTCGTGCCGCTCGCCAACGCGCAGTACCGGGTGTCGACCAGCCGCTGACCGCGGCCCGACAGGGCGTCAGACCGACCCGCCGACCCGCCGCCCCTTGCGCGCGTACAGCGCCTCGTCGGCGCGGGCCAGCGCGTCCCGCACCGGCTCGTCGCCGTCGGCCTGCGCCACGCCGTGGCTCCAGGTCGGGTCGCCGGCGACGTGCCGCAGCCCGACGGCCGTCACCCAGTCCTCGGCGGCCGCCGCGTCCCGGCCGGCGAGCACCACCGCGAACTCGTCGCCGCCGACCCGGCCGATCAGGTCGTCGTCGGCGAGGCCCGCCCGCCAGCCGTCCACCAGCCGCACCAGCACCTCGTCGCCCGCCGCGTGCCCGAGCGTGTCGTTCACGACCTTGAAGTCGTCGACGTCCAGGCAGACGACGGCGGCGGGCCGACCCCGCCGCGCGGCGTCGTGCAGCACCAGGGCGGCGCGCTCGTCGAACGCGGCGCGGGTCAGGGCGCCGGTGAGGTCGTCGGTCGTGGCCAGCAGCCGCAGCCGCTGCAGCAGGTACGTGACCAGGCCGCTCATCACGACGGTGGTGAGCGCGAGCAC encodes the following:
- the sufB gene encoding Fe-S cluster assembly protein SufB: MTTTDPGRPVAAEPMSQDEAIASIGNYGYGWHDADDAGATAQRGLSEDVVRNISALKNEPEWMLKTRLKALRLFDKKPMPWWGADLSGIDFDNIKYFVRSTEKQATTWDDLPEDIKDTYDRLGIPEAEKQRLVGGVAAQYESEVVYHQIQEDLERQGVIFVDTDTGLREYPELFEQYFGSVIPPGDNKFASLNTAVWSGGSFVYVPPGVHVEIPLQAYFRINTENMGQFERTLIIADEGSYVHYVEGCTAPIYQSDSLHSAVVEIIVKKNARVRYTTIQNWSNNVYNLVTKRATAAEGATMEWVDGNIGSKVTMKYPAIYLLGEHARGETLSIAFAGEGQHQDAGCKMVHAAPHTSSSIVSKSVARGGGRTSYRGLVQVLEGASHSASNVLCDALLVDQISRSDTYPYVDVREDDVSMGHEATVSRVSEDQLFYLMSRGMTETEAMAMIVRGFVEPIARELPMEYALELNRLIELQMEGAVG
- a CDS encoding metalloregulator ArsR/SmtB family transcription factor; translation: MSASTPGTAAAPEADCATAAAAAPPRPALRPAEPPRPAEPESEAEAGTRRRVLDLIAADGPVSAAELAAELDLTAAAVRRHLAVLEGEQQIGVHDGGAVGPARRGRPAKRYVVTAAGQAALSQQYSELASQALRFVAEIGGADAVRSFAEKRVRDLEVRHADALAEAGDDPVRRAQVLADGLAVDGFAATARPVPGGHAIQLCQGHCPVQDVAREFPELCEAEAHAFSRMLGVHVQRLATLARGGHVCTTNIPIVPVRRPTTTD
- a CDS encoding ABC transporter ATP-binding protein, coding for MLGQSSSPPAVEVRGLVKRYDGRAVVDGLDLHASPGRVTAVLGPNGAGKTTTVECCEGLRTPDGGSVRVLGLDPVADAAALRPRVGVMLQDAGLPTGVPTLGVLRHVAEMYARPRDVGELAERLGLTPFARTTVRRLSGGQRQRLALATAVVGRPDVVFLDEPSAGMDPQARRAVWSLVEELRADGVAVLLTTHLMDEAEALADEVAVVDHGRVIAHGSVPALLAGADSSTLTFRAEPGLDLAALAAALTPAGSAARAAVTETGPGAYAVDSPATPALVAALAAWCADRDVLLARVDVGRRTLEDVFLDLTGRNLR
- a CDS encoding ABC transporter permease, encoding MTAPAPAPAGAAGADRAAPAGRRVRAQARFETMAVLRNGEQLLVTLIIPVVALIALGRGSFLDIGVGDAERIDVVTPGILGLAVMAGSLTSQAIATAFDRRNGVLRLLATTPLGRGGLLAGKALAVLAVAALQVVVVSVTGLALGWRPDPAGLPGALLALLLGIAAFTALALLLAGTLRAEAVLAVANLLLVVLAVVGGLVLPVSDLPGWWASAAEWLPPGALGEALRASLVDGAFPAAHLAALGAWAVLLAAAVRRWFRWSS
- a CDS encoding heme A synthase, with the translated sequence MSPDVAAAPVSPAPSRFAAWRERLTYPVLVANLVAQIGIVVTGGAVRLTGSGLGCSTWPQCEPGQFTAAFHPETTYHQYVEFGNRTLTGVLGVIAVAVALLVWFDRDRSRSYRWLGFAPLAGVVLQALIGGVVVLLHLHPAWVSLHFMVSMALVAASTLLVHRSREGDGPRIPVVGPWSRRLAPALGALLVLVLALGVITTGAGPHSGDEEVGYRIAVDPYLMVRVHAASVWLFTGMLVVLLWLNRRGPRLLRRRGWVMVGLVALQGVIGYVQVSTDLPILLVMLHMLGAALLAAGTTRYLLTFRTRA
- a CDS encoding DeoR/GlpR family DNA-binding transcription regulator; this encodes MLPAQRRDELLRVLRTEGRVVAKDAAERLGLSEDTVRRDLREMAAAGLCQRVYGGALPVSPAVADYAGRRTVAVENKDRVARRAAELVRPGSTAILDGGTTALAVARALPPDLRATVVTHSPTVAAALAEHPTVEVLVLGGRLFKHSVVTSGALLAEAAAGVWADVFLLGVTGVHPEAGLTTGDAEEAATKRALARRAGDTYVLASAEKIGAASPFRVLPLDEVAGVVTDVDPADPAARALADAGVPLVTAG
- a CDS encoding DUF4406 domain-containing protein, yielding MTAQLILIAGPYQSGTGGDPAAMAANLRRLEEAAWPIFERGHVPMIGEWVALPVLASMGADGPTDPRAQDVLYPTAERLLAHCDAVLRLPGDSAGADNDVAIARRRGIPVYTSVDEIPRAATA
- a CDS encoding DMT family transporter, with the translated sequence MLSFPLGARPRALTAAAFVLVGSASVQISAALASSAFGSLGTLAVSGYRMTAAALVLLLLTRPVLRGRGRSEWAGIALYGVAMAAMNVLFYAALDRIPLGVAVTLEFCGPLAVAAVASAGRARLLPFVALVGVVLVVGTPTGGLDPVGVALGLGAAAAFGGYTVLAGRVGSGSGGLGDLALSVAVGALLLSPFQVAQAPALEGGHVAPLWCCPG